Proteins encoded together in one Catellatospora citrea window:
- a CDS encoding DUF397 domain-containing protein — MRNADLSSAGWRKSTRSGAAQGDCVEVAKVQTSVAVRDSKHPVGPILIFSLSDWRSFMAGTKAGEFDR; from the coding sequence ATGCGCAATGCCGACCTGTCCAGCGCCGGGTGGCGCAAGAGCACTCGTAGCGGCGCTGCCCAGGGTGACTGCGTTGAGGTCGCCAAGGTTCAGACTTCAGTCGCTGTACGCGACTCCAAGCATCCGGTGGGGCCCATCCTGATCTTCTCGCTGAGTGATTGGCGATCCTTCATGGCGGGCACCAAGGCGGGTGAGTTCGACCGCTGA
- a CDS encoding DUF6082 family protein, giving the protein MRSGIRGMVGSPYGRVAVAVLLSMATTAILLATPFALGYLSDLPGADWARLSDVAETFGAIATLIGALTLGGVAVSLMMQARDNKLNREQARRGFHLNLYAMAFDDPALLECWGEVVPPSYSHDEHRQHVYVNQIVSFWSMLHKVDELPEDELRQLAAALFKREPGRRYWHVASTYRRALRGTRRTREFVRVVDDEYQRATAGRQGTSEHQPASADPLLAVKIPEG; this is encoded by the coding sequence GTGCGTTCGGGTATACGTGGCATGGTCGGTTCACCGTACGGCCGGGTTGCCGTTGCCGTCCTGCTGTCAATGGCAACCACGGCCATACTTCTTGCGACACCGTTCGCCCTTGGTTATCTGAGTGACCTGCCAGGTGCCGACTGGGCAAGACTGAGCGACGTCGCCGAGACGTTCGGAGCCATCGCCACCCTCATCGGAGCTCTCACGCTTGGCGGCGTGGCAGTTTCGTTGATGATGCAGGCCCGCGACAACAAGTTGAATCGCGAGCAGGCGCGCCGAGGATTCCATCTCAACCTGTACGCGATGGCCTTTGACGACCCAGCGCTGTTGGAATGCTGGGGCGAGGTGGTGCCACCGTCCTACAGCCACGACGAGCATCGGCAGCACGTTTATGTGAATCAGATCGTGTCATTTTGGTCTATGTTGCACAAGGTGGACGAGCTGCCTGAGGATGAGCTGAGGCAATTGGCTGCCGCATTGTTCAAACGGGAACCCGGCCGGCGCTACTGGCACGTCGCCAGCACCTATCGTCGAGCGCTTCGAGGCACGAGACGTACCCGTGAATTCGTGAGGGTCGTCGACGACGAATACCAGAGGGCGACGGCGGGCCGGCAAGGCACGTCGGAGCACCAGCCAGCGTCAGCAGACCCGTTGCTCGCGGTCAAGATTCCCGAGGGCTGA
- a CDS encoding glucosaminidase domain-containing protein translates to MIAPFLLLTAFPALLAAAAPPTGAPVGTVGAAPGVRSVSVADPTAPSARINTDGGVVSVRSGPATDKRAMASLGDDTRVAVHCKVWGEQVAGTERRSAYWVRVGADRYLPDAFLAWPAPRPEVPWCGSGDAGAVTARVATGGSVLNVRREAGTRAARLGTVDDGQALAVQCQATGEQAAGSAGWLRLTGGRYVAEAFVRWSPNRPWLPWCGQDPVRVPPASSGDFVEQATAAARAAAQASGVPASVLVAQAVHASDWGRATVARRDHNYFDTACRPPAAAGQPATDAAPLPSATSSAAVPQAAASPLPATASPGSRPQSAASPRSSDNPRADAEAVPVALGCRGYGGVSLRAYRDQAGSFADHAALVAGQPQHARALAHAGDPERFVRELQAAGYPGGARYADRIVELMRRYDLYRLDVAR, encoded by the coding sequence TTGATCGCGCCATTCCTGCTGCTCACCGCGTTTCCGGCCCTGCTGGCGGCGGCCGCGCCGCCCACCGGCGCGCCCGTCGGCACGGTGGGGGCGGCGCCCGGCGTGCGCTCGGTCTCGGTCGCCGATCCGACGGCGCCGAGTGCGCGGATCAACACCGACGGCGGCGTGGTGAGCGTGCGGTCCGGTCCCGCCACCGACAAACGCGCGATGGCCTCGCTCGGCGACGACACCCGGGTCGCGGTCCACTGCAAGGTATGGGGCGAGCAGGTCGCGGGCACCGAGCGGCGGTCGGCGTACTGGGTCCGGGTGGGCGCGGACCGCTATCTGCCCGACGCGTTCCTGGCCTGGCCCGCGCCCCGGCCCGAGGTGCCGTGGTGCGGCTCCGGCGACGCCGGCGCGGTGACCGCCCGGGTCGCCACCGGCGGTTCGGTGCTCAACGTGCGCCGCGAGGCGGGCACCCGGGCCGCCCGGCTCGGCACCGTCGACGACGGGCAGGCGCTGGCCGTGCAGTGCCAGGCGACCGGCGAGCAGGCAGCCGGTTCGGCCGGATGGCTGCGGCTGACCGGCGGCCGGTACGTCGCCGAGGCGTTCGTGCGCTGGTCGCCGAACCGCCCGTGGCTGCCCTGGTGCGGGCAGGACCCGGTGCGGGTGCCGCCCGCCTCGTCGGGCGACTTCGTCGAGCAGGCGACCGCCGCGGCGCGGGCCGCCGCCCAGGCGTCGGGCGTGCCCGCGTCGGTGCTGGTCGCCCAGGCGGTGCACGCCTCGGACTGGGGCCGGGCCACGGTGGCCCGCCGCGACCACAACTACTTCGACACCGCCTGCCGGCCGCCGGCCGCTGCCGGGCAGCCGGCCACCGACGCGGCCCCGCTGCCGTCCGCGACCTCGTCGGCCGCCGTTCCGCAGGCTGCTGCGAGCCCGCTGCCGGCCACGGCCTCGCCGGGCTCCCGCCCGCAGAGCGCCGCGAGTCCTCGGTCGAGTGACAACCCGCGGGCCGACGCTGAGGCAGTGCCCGTCGCGCTCGGCTGCCGCGGGTACGGCGGCGTCTCGCTGCGGGCCTACCGCGATCAGGCGGGTTCGTTCGCCGATCACGCGGCGCTGGTGGCCGGGCAGCCGCAGCACGCCAGGGCGCTGGCCCACGCGGGCGACCCGGAGCGCTTCGTACGGGAACTGCAGGCCGCCGGCTACCCGGGCGGGGCCCGCTACGCCGATCGGATCGTCGAGCTGATGCGCCGCTACGACCTCTACCGGCTGGACGTCGCGCGCTGA
- a CDS encoding helix-turn-helix domain-containing protein translates to MATSGTSLRRRRLGVALRELRERAGMTHQQVGPALDCSPSKLSRIENGEVGVRRSDLLVLLDLYGLDDTAQRDELIELARESKRRGGWWLQYGDLSHPYLKLIQLESEAASIRGNELVLIPGLLQTEDYARALIRTASRDDDEEVERRVGIRLTRQEILRRPNPPEFWVVLDEAALHRQVGGAAIMKDQLNALAVACDRPNITVQVLPFEHGEYEAMTGTFRVMRFPDHRDPDTVYLEGFGGTIYLDDARDIIRYSLVFDHLCAAALSPQLSRQRILAVAQSISEHV, encoded by the coding sequence ATGGCCACCTCGGGCACCTCGCTGCGCCGCCGCCGCCTCGGCGTGGCACTGCGCGAGCTGCGGGAACGCGCGGGCATGACCCACCAGCAGGTCGGTCCCGCCCTCGACTGCTCGCCCTCGAAACTGAGCCGGATCGAGAACGGCGAGGTCGGCGTACGCCGCAGCGACCTGCTGGTGCTGCTGGACCTGTACGGCCTCGACGACACCGCCCAGCGCGACGAGCTGATCGAGCTGGCCCGCGAGTCCAAGCGCCGCGGCGGCTGGTGGCTGCAGTACGGCGACCTTTCCCATCCATACTTGAAGTTGATTCAACTCGAATCCGAAGCGGCTTCGATTCGAGGCAACGAACTCGTCCTCATTCCTGGTCTCCTTCAGACAGAGGACTATGCTCGCGCGCTGATCCGGACCGCGAGCCGAGACGACGACGAAGAGGTGGAGCGTCGGGTCGGCATCCGATTGACGAGACAGGAAATACTGCGCCGACCGAATCCGCCAGAATTTTGGGTGGTACTTGACGAAGCAGCATTGCACCGTCAGGTCGGTGGCGCAGCGATCATGAAAGATCAACTCAATGCCCTAGCCGTTGCCTGCGACCGCCCTAACATCACCGTGCAGGTGCTCCCCTTCGAACATGGCGAGTACGAAGCCATGACAGGAACCTTCAGGGTGATGCGATTTCCCGACCACCGCGACCCAGACACCGTCTACCTCGAAGGCTTCGGTGGAACCATCTACCTGGACGATGCGAGAGATATCATACGATATAGCCTGGTTTTCGACCATCTCTGCGCGGCGGCACTCAGTCCACAACTGTCACGTCAACGGATCCTCGCCGTTGCGCAGAGCATCTCTGAGCATGTTTGA
- a CDS encoding ABC transporter ATP-binding protein, which produces MTGLAVRCRRVLHIYRAEGGDVVALSGVDLDIAAGEKLALVGPSGSGKSTLIALLSGLMRPSAGQVRIGPVDIGRVSDAELARMRGTDLGVVLQGARRNLLPYASVLSNIWLAQRRAVQVRPADVERPERILSLLGLVGMGHRRVRDLPPGAAQRVAIAVGVAASPGLLLIDEPTSRLDREARDEVLDALDTINRERGTTIVAVTHDPDVGARLGRAVTIRDGRVGSEGREGREFAVVASDGTVQLPPEVLENVPPGTLLVVEQTDGRLSLLIE; this is translated from the coding sequence ATGACGGGACTGGCCGTACGGTGCCGCCGGGTGCTGCACATCTACCGGGCCGAGGGCGGCGACGTGGTCGCGCTGTCCGGCGTGGACCTCGACATCGCGGCGGGGGAGAAGCTCGCCCTGGTCGGGCCGTCGGGTTCGGGCAAGTCGACGCTGATCGCGCTGCTGTCGGGCCTGATGCGCCCCAGCGCCGGGCAGGTGCGGATCGGGCCGGTCGACATCGGCCGGGTCAGCGATGCCGAGCTGGCCCGGATGCGGGGGACCGACCTGGGCGTGGTGCTGCAGGGCGCGCGGCGCAACCTGCTGCCGTACGCCTCCGTGCTGTCCAACATCTGGCTGGCCCAGCGCCGGGCGGTGCAGGTGCGCCCCGCCGACGTGGAGCGCCCCGAGCGCATCCTGTCCCTGCTCGGGCTGGTCGGCATGGGCCACCGCCGGGTGCGCGACCTGCCGCCGGGAGCCGCGCAGCGGGTCGCCATCGCGGTCGGCGTCGCCGCGTCGCCCGGCCTGCTGCTCATCGACGAGCCGACCAGCCGGCTGGACCGCGAGGCCCGCGACGAGGTGCTCGACGCGCTGGACACCATCAACCGGGAGCGCGGCACCACCATCGTCGCGGTCACCCACGACCCGGACGTCGGCGCGCGCCTGGGCCGGGCGGTGACCATCCGCGACGGCCGGGTCGGCTCGGAGGGCCGGGAGGGCCGCGAGTTCGCCGTGGTCGCCTCGGACGGCACCGTGCAGCTGCCGCCGGAGGTGCTGGAGAACGTGCCCCCCGGCACGCTCCTGGTCGTCGAGCAGACCGACGGCCGCCTGAGCCTGCTCATCGAATGA
- a CDS encoding VOC family protein: MSGATVIPTLRYRDAVAAIRFLRDAFGFRELLVVPGAEGTVAHAELTHGTGMVMVSSTTDGRDGRTPFQGGPAWLYVIVDDVQAHHDRAVANGAEIVSPPKAEEYGGSSYTAADSEDNQWTFGSYRPEGW, translated from the coding sequence ATGTCGGGTGCAACGGTGATACCCACGCTGCGCTACCGCGACGCGGTGGCCGCGATCCGGTTCCTGCGGGACGCCTTCGGGTTCCGGGAGCTGCTGGTGGTGCCGGGCGCGGAGGGCACGGTCGCGCATGCCGAGCTGACCCACGGCACCGGCATGGTCATGGTCAGTTCCACCACCGACGGCCGGGACGGCCGGACGCCTTTCCAGGGCGGCCCCGCCTGGCTGTACGTGATCGTCGACGACGTACAGGCCCACCACGACCGGGCGGTCGCCAACGGGGCGGAGATCGTCTCGCCGCCGAAGGCGGAGGAGTACGGCGGCAGCAGTTACACCGCCGCCGACTCCGAGGACAATCAGTGGACGTTCGGGTCCTACCGGCCCGAGGGCTGGTGA
- a CDS encoding DUF2083 domain-containing protein, whose translation MLRDHLPDPAAPGAGCRLCHRPGCADYHYAYRTLLVAGRSTAVDAPPGE comes from the coding sequence ATGCTCCGTGACCACCTGCCCGACCCCGCGGCGCCGGGCGCCGGCTGCCGGCTGTGCCACCGGCCGGGCTGCGCCGACTACCACTATGCCTACCGCACCCTGCTGGTCGCCGGGCGGTCGACGGCGGTCGACGCTCCGCCCGGCGAGTGA
- the typA gene encoding translational GTPase TypA, translating into MLTRPDLRNVAIVAHVDHGKTTLVDAMLTQAGAFHARAAAADRVMDSGDLEREKGITILAKNTAVKYVGESGEQVTINIIDTPGHADFGGEVERGLTMVDGVILLVDASEGPLPQTRFVLRKALKARMPIILVINKVDRPDARIKEVVDDTYELFLDLDADEAQIDFPIVYACARDGIASLVQPEDGKVPSDSDSLQPLFQTLLDTIPAPTYTEGAPLQAHVTNLDASPFLGRLALCRVREGRIRKGQTVTWCKTDGTQQNVRISELLMTEALERKPAEEAGPGDIIAVAGIADIMIGETLADSENPVPLPLITVDEPAISMTIGTNTSPLVGRVKGAKVTARMVKDRLDKELIGNVSLRILPTERPDAWEVQGRGELALAILVEQMRRESYELTVGKPQVVTKTVDGKLHEPVERLTIDSPEEHLGVITQLLATRKGRMEQMVNHGTGWIRMEWLVPARGLIGFRTEFLTDTRGTGILHHVFEKYEPWFGELRTRNNGSLVADRSGVVTAFAMTNLQERGTLFVEPTTEVYEGMIVGENSRSDDMDVNITKEKKLTNMRASTSDETEKLIPPRKLSLEQALEFCREDECVEVTPAAVRIRKVILDQTQRGRLAARRKHA; encoded by the coding sequence ATGCTTACCCGCCCCGATCTCCGTAACGTCGCTATCGTCGCGCACGTCGACCACGGCAAGACCACGCTCGTCGATGCCATGCTCACGCAGGCCGGCGCCTTCCACGCGCGCGCCGCGGCCGCCGATCGGGTCATGGACTCCGGCGACCTGGAGCGGGAGAAGGGCATCACGATCCTCGCCAAGAACACCGCCGTCAAGTACGTCGGCGAGAGCGGCGAGCAGGTCACCATCAACATCATCGACACCCCCGGCCACGCCGACTTCGGCGGTGAGGTCGAGCGCGGCCTGACCATGGTCGACGGCGTCATCCTGCTGGTGGACGCCTCCGAGGGCCCGCTGCCGCAGACCCGCTTCGTGCTGCGCAAGGCGCTCAAGGCCCGCATGCCGATCATCCTGGTCATCAACAAGGTGGACCGGCCCGACGCGCGGATCAAGGAGGTCGTGGACGACACCTACGAGCTCTTCCTCGACCTCGACGCCGACGAGGCCCAGATCGACTTCCCGATCGTGTACGCCTGCGCCCGCGACGGCATCGCCTCGCTGGTCCAGCCCGAGGACGGCAAGGTCCCGTCCGACAGCGACTCGCTGCAGCCGCTGTTCCAGACGCTGCTGGACACCATCCCGGCGCCGACCTACACCGAGGGCGCGCCGCTGCAGGCGCACGTCACCAACCTCGACGCCTCGCCGTTCCTGGGCCGCCTCGCGCTGTGCCGGGTCCGGGAGGGCCGCATCCGCAAGGGCCAGACCGTCACCTGGTGCAAGACCGACGGCACCCAGCAGAACGTGCGCATCTCCGAGCTGCTGATGACCGAGGCGCTGGAGCGCAAGCCGGCCGAGGAGGCGGGCCCCGGCGACATCATCGCGGTCGCCGGCATCGCCGACATCATGATCGGCGAGACGCTGGCCGACTCGGAGAACCCGGTCCCGCTGCCGCTGATCACCGTCGACGAGCCCGCCATCTCGATGACCATCGGCACCAACACCTCGCCGCTGGTCGGCCGGGTCAAGGGCGCCAAGGTCACCGCGCGCATGGTCAAGGACCGGCTCGACAAGGAGCTCATCGGCAACGTGTCGCTGCGCATCCTGCCGACCGAGCGCCCCGACGCGTGGGAGGTGCAGGGCCGCGGTGAGCTGGCGCTGGCCATCCTGGTCGAGCAGATGCGCCGCGAGTCGTACGAGCTGACCGTCGGCAAGCCGCAGGTGGTCACCAAGACCGTCGACGGCAAGCTGCACGAGCCGGTCGAGCGGCTCACCATCGACTCGCCCGAGGAGCACCTCGGTGTGATCACCCAGCTGCTGGCCACCCGCAAGGGCCGCATGGAGCAGATGGTCAACCACGGCACCGGCTGGATCCGGATGGAGTGGCTGGTCCCGGCCCGCGGCCTGATCGGCTTCCGGACCGAGTTCCTCACCGACACCCGCGGCACCGGCATCCTGCACCACGTCTTCGAGAAGTACGAGCCGTGGTTCGGCGAGCTGCGCACCCGCAACAACGGCTCGCTGGTCGCCGACCGCTCCGGCGTGGTGACCGCGTTCGCGATGACCAACCTGCAGGAGCGCGGCACGCTGTTCGTCGAGCCGACCACCGAGGTGTACGAGGGCATGATCGTCGGCGAGAACTCGCGCTCCGACGACATGGACGTCAACATCACCAAGGAGAAGAAGCTCACCAACATGCGGGCGTCGACCTCCGACGAGACCGAGAAGCTGATCCCGCCGCGCAAGCTGTCGCTGGAGCAGGCCCTCGAGTTCTGCCGCGAGGACGAGTGCGTCGAGGTCACCCCGGCCGCGGTACGCATCCGCAAGGTCATCCTCGACCAGACCCAGCGCGGCCGCCTCGCCGCCCGCCGCAAGCACGCCTGA
- the rsgA gene encoding ribosome small subunit-dependent GTPase A, with amino-acid sequence MTVSLSSLGWDDHFASAYPLFDRPDHVPGRVVRADRGICTVLTSTGTARAGLGGPAMIAAAADPVALPCAGDWVALRHWPDNRTTIEAVLPRRSAIVRRTADKDATGQVLAANIDTAAVIASPDPLPEPSTIERLLALVWDSGARPLLIITKADLVADPQALADQLAELAPGVEAIAVSAETGAGMDALRPLVAHGRTLGLVGASGAGKSTLVNALIGTTVMQTQAIRRVDGKGRHTTTYRALVPVPGGGAVLDTPGIRAVGLLDGEQGLDRTFADIVSLIEKCRFQDCAHDSEPGCAVRAELADGGLTARRWESWCKLQRELAFESRRARARRTGRGGPASRPAHWNYRSR; translated from the coding sequence ATGACAGTCTCCCTGTCGTCCCTGGGCTGGGACGACCACTTCGCTTCCGCGTACCCCCTGTTCGACCGGCCGGACCACGTGCCGGGCCGGGTGGTGCGCGCCGACCGCGGCATCTGCACGGTGCTGACCAGCACCGGCACGGCCCGCGCCGGTCTCGGCGGGCCCGCCATGATCGCCGCCGCGGCCGACCCGGTCGCGCTGCCGTGCGCCGGCGACTGGGTGGCGCTGCGTCACTGGCCGGACAACCGCACCACCATCGAGGCCGTGCTGCCGCGGCGCAGCGCGATCGTGCGCCGCACCGCCGACAAGGACGCCACCGGCCAGGTGCTGGCCGCCAACATCGACACCGCCGCGGTGATCGCCTCACCCGACCCGCTGCCCGAGCCGTCCACCATCGAGCGCCTGCTCGCGCTCGTCTGGGACTCGGGCGCGCGGCCGCTGCTCATCATCACCAAGGCCGACCTGGTCGCCGACCCGCAGGCGCTGGCCGACCAGCTGGCCGAGCTGGCCCCGGGCGTGGAGGCGATCGCGGTCAGCGCCGAAACCGGCGCCGGCATGGACGCGCTGCGTCCCCTGGTCGCCCACGGCCGCACCCTGGGCCTCGTCGGCGCGTCCGGGGCGGGCAAGTCGACCCTGGTCAACGCGCTGATCGGGACGACCGTGATGCAGACCCAGGCCATCCGCCGGGTCGACGGCAAGGGCCGGCACACCACCACGTACCGCGCGCTGGTGCCGGTGCCCGGCGGCGGGGCGGTGCTGGACACCCCCGGCATCCGCGCGGTCGGTCTGCTCGACGGCGAGCAGGGCCTCGACCGCACGTTCGCCGACATCGTCTCGCTCATCGAGAAGTGTCGCTTCCAGGACTGTGCGCACGACAGCGAGCCGGGCTGCGCCGTACGGGCCGAGCTGGCCGACGGCGGCTTGACCGCGCGCCGCTGGGAGAGTTGGTGCAAGCTGCAACGCGAGCTCGCCTTCGAGTCCCGCCGCGCTCGCGCCCGCCGCACCGGCCGGGGCGGCCCGGCGAGCCGCCCCGCCCACTGGAACTACCGCTCCCGCTGA
- a CDS encoding FtsX-like permease family protein, whose product MTALLWEMIRERRAAALITFLLTLASTAAAAGGPIYHAAAAQSLRLDQIAQAPVTERVLTASQPTRADETAESRPASLPYVAHMRTVYGVQVQGIAGGGDRGTDAVLASRTGVCRALVLTAGRCAVADREAVLPDGTPELLGTRLGGVLTFSTIGSPEPVRFTVVGVYRRPDAADAYWADRVNLLGVEQPVLFATDRSLEMFGGQATVTVDLVAEPAAFADTAGLAGQIEQAQQQLTAGGYVGSTLMTDLSKRIDQGDRMLADTVTIAAVPLILICWFVLFLAVAAGVDQRREELGLAALRGTPARLRWALPFAEVAVPVLAAAVPGLFAGYALTAALVRAVLPGSTVQWDGASLRYAAFAVLGALLAGVFAQVGALRTPVLGLLRRSGGARRGRFATALEVGAGSLAAVAGYQAAAAGDAGGIGLLAPACLGLACGLLAARLLPLAAARVARAALRRGRWRTGLAGFALARVPGTGRLVVLVTVVFGLLGFAVTAYDTAGRAWDERAQVQTGAARVVKIDGASAVQLRSAVAAVDPDGQFAMAVSRYKSNQMQNILAADTARLARVANWPDTAGLAPGAVAGLLRPAEPTAIIVKAKKLVVDVTVASPDPLLSLQLRLLVISDRGLRHDLRMSGVRPGFQRVELDASLCDPEPCRLDEIQLQNMRPDQHRFDITIHAIRDGAGAVVLDAAALGDVSRWAQPPASAARPVPALRGTPEGLQISVDSTVVADMRLSAAALPGPLPIAVTGPLRSPLLTATGGMELPVQAVATLGAVPRFGPQGALLDFDVAEYVLGRGTMLSQPEVWLSADAPADAVDRLRRAGLTVTGDYTVAQRRAQISAAPRLGLWFALAVAALTVLLAAVALPALAMFERPGGDSGLSVLGEQGIRTRTLLLVSAGSRCALALAAIVAGLGSAALAWALARTVLPVFSDGDTTFTPPVLPEPGAVAGPVAAAVAVLLAGCWTAAHVVRRRREEER is encoded by the coding sequence ATGACCGCGCTGCTGTGGGAGATGATCCGCGAGCGGCGGGCCGCCGCCCTGATCACGTTCCTGCTCACCCTGGCCTCGACCGCCGCCGCGGCGGGGGGCCCGATCTACCACGCGGCGGCGGCGCAGTCGCTGCGGCTCGACCAGATCGCGCAGGCTCCGGTGACCGAGCGCGTGCTCACCGCCTCGCAGCCGACCAGGGCCGACGAGACCGCCGAGAGCCGCCCCGCCTCGCTGCCCTACGTCGCGCACATGCGCACCGTGTACGGGGTCCAGGTGCAGGGCATCGCGGGCGGCGGCGACCGGGGGACCGACGCCGTGCTGGCCTCGCGTACCGGGGTGTGCCGGGCGCTGGTCCTCACCGCAGGGCGGTGCGCGGTCGCCGACCGGGAGGCGGTGCTGCCCGACGGCACGCCGGAACTGCTGGGCACCCGGCTCGGCGGCGTGCTGACGTTCAGCACGATCGGCTCGCCGGAGCCGGTGCGTTTCACCGTCGTCGGCGTCTACCGGCGGCCGGACGCCGCCGACGCGTACTGGGCCGACCGGGTGAACCTGCTGGGGGTCGAGCAGCCCGTGCTGTTCGCCACCGACCGCTCGCTGGAGATGTTCGGCGGCCAGGCGACCGTGACCGTCGACCTGGTGGCCGAACCCGCGGCGTTCGCCGACACGGCCGGGCTGGCCGGGCAGATCGAGCAGGCGCAGCAGCAGCTCACCGCCGGCGGATACGTCGGCAGCACGCTGATGACCGACCTCAGCAAGCGCATCGACCAGGGCGATCGGATGCTGGCCGACACCGTCACCATCGCCGCCGTGCCGCTGATCCTGATCTGCTGGTTCGTGCTGTTCCTGGCGGTGGCCGCCGGGGTCGACCAGCGGCGCGAGGAACTCGGCCTGGCCGCGCTGCGCGGCACGCCCGCCCGACTGCGCTGGGCCCTGCCGTTTGCCGAGGTGGCCGTGCCGGTGCTGGCCGCGGCGGTGCCGGGCCTGTTCGCCGGGTATGCGCTGACGGCGGCACTGGTCCGCGCGGTGCTGCCGGGCAGCACCGTGCAGTGGGACGGGGCATCGCTGCGCTACGCCGCGTTCGCGGTGCTCGGCGCCCTGCTCGCGGGCGTGTTCGCCCAGGTCGGCGCACTGCGTACGCCGGTGCTCGGGCTGCTGCGGCGCAGCGGCGGCGCGCGGCGGGGGCGCTTCGCGACGGCGCTGGAGGTCGGCGCGGGCAGCCTCGCCGCCGTCGCCGGTTACCAGGCCGCCGCCGCGGGCGACGCGGGCGGCATCGGCCTGCTCGCGCCGGCCTGCCTCGGCCTGGCCTGCGGCCTGCTGGCGGCGCGGCTGCTGCCCCTGGCGGCCGCACGGGTGGCGCGCGCGGCGCTGCGGCGGGGGCGCTGGCGCACCGGACTGGCCGGGTTCGCGCTGGCCCGGGTGCCCGGCACGGGGCGGCTGGTGGTGCTGGTGACGGTCGTCTTCGGGCTGCTCGGGTTCGCGGTCACCGCGTACGACACGGCCGGGCGGGCCTGGGACGAGCGGGCGCAGGTGCAGACCGGCGCGGCCCGGGTGGTGAAGATCGACGGCGCGTCCGCGGTGCAGCTGCGCTCCGCCGTGGCGGCGGTCGACCCGGACGGGCAGTTCGCGATGGCGGTGTCCCGGTACAAGAGCAACCAGATGCAGAACATCCTGGCCGCCGACACCGCCCGGCTGGCCCGGGTGGCGAACTGGCCCGACACCGCCGGCCTGGCCCCCGGCGCGGTGGCCGGCCTGCTGCGGCCCGCCGAGCCGACGGCGATCATCGTCAAGGCCAAGAAGCTGGTCGTCGACGTGACCGTGGCGAGCCCGGACCCCCTGCTCTCGCTGCAGCTGCGGCTGCTGGTGATCTCTGACCGCGGGTTGCGGCACGACCTGCGCATGTCCGGGGTGCGGCCCGGCTTCCAGCGGGTGGAGCTCGACGCGTCGCTCTGCGACCCGGAGCCGTGCCGCCTGGACGAGATCCAGCTCCAGAACATGCGACCCGACCAGCACCGCTTCGACATCACCATCCACGCGATCCGCGACGGCGCCGGCGCGGTGGTGCTGGACGCCGCCGCGCTGGGTGACGTGAGCCGGTGGGCGCAGCCGCCCGCCAGCGCGGCCCGCCCGGTCCCCGCGCTGCGGGGCACGCCCGAGGGCCTGCAGATCTCGGTCGACTCCACGGTCGTGGCCGACATGCGGCTGTCCGCGGCGGCGCTGCCCGGCCCGCTGCCGATCGCCGTCACCGGCCCGCTGCGCTCACCCCTGCTCACCGCCACCGGCGGGATGGAGCTGCCGGTGCAGGCGGTCGCCACGCTCGGCGCGGTGCCCCGCTTCGGCCCGCAGGGCGCCCTGCTCGACTTCGACGTCGCCGAGTACGTGCTCGGCCGCGGGACCATGCTGTCGCAGCCGGAGGTCTGGCTGTCGGCCGACGCGCCCGCCGACGCCGTGGACCGGCTGCGCCGGGCCGGGCTGACCGTGACCGGCGATTACACGGTGGCGCAGCGGCGGGCCCAGATCAGCGCCGCGCCCCGGCTCGGGCTGTGGTTCGCGCTCGCGGTGGCCGCGCTGACGGTGCTGCTGGCCGCGGTCGCGCTGCCCGCGCTGGCGATGTTCGAGCGGCCGGGCGGCGACAGCGGCCTGTCGGTGCTGGGCGAGCAGGGCATCCGCACCCGTACCCTGCTGCTGGTCTCGGCCGGCAGCCGGTGCGCGCTGGCGCTGGCCGCGATCGTCGCCGGGCTCGGCTCGGCGGCGCTGGCCTGGGCGCTGGCGCGCACGGTGCTGCCGGTCTTCTCCGACGGCGACACCACGTTCACCCCGCCCGTGCTCCCGGAGCCCGGCGCGGTCGCGGGACCGGTGGCCGCCGCCGTCGCGGTGCTGCTGGCGGGCTGCTGGACGGCGGCGCACGTGGTGCGCCGGCGCAGGGAGGAGGAGCGATGA